Genomic segment of Bacteroidota bacterium:
AGATAAATTTCTGAATTTTTGGAAAACAGTTAATACACCTTTTTATCTTACTGGAGGAACAGCACTCAGTAGATTTTATTTAGACCATCGTTACAGCGAGGATTTAGATTTTTTTGTAAATAATGATAAAGACTACAAAAATCATATAAATACGATATATAAAGCAATCAATAAAGTTTTTTCTTTTGATATTGAAAACAACTTATTTTACGATGATTTCACAAGATTATTTATAGTTGACAGTGATATTTCTCTGAAATTGGAATTTGTTAATGATATTCCATACAGAACTGACAAAATAAAATCAATATTTTTCGGTAAAATTGATACACCGATTAATATACTATCAAATAAATTATCTGCACTAATTAATAGAGACGAACCAAAAGACATTTTTGATATTATACATCTATCTTTAAAATATAAATTTAATTGGAAAACAGTATTTTTTGAAACAAAAGAAAAAAATATTATTAATGAAATAGATGTTGAACAAAAAATAAACACTTTCCCTGTTGCCCTTTTTGACAAAGTGGAATGGTTTATTCAAAAACCAGACTATGCGA
This window contains:
- a CDS encoding nucleotidyl transferase AbiEii/AbiGii toxin family protein, encoding MLKKDYKKLYLLQDKFLNFWKTVNTPFYLTGGTALSRFYLDHRYSEDLDFFVNNDKDYKNHINTIYKAINKVFSFDIENNLFYDDFTRLFIVDSDISLKLEFVNDIPYRTDKIKSIFFGKIDTPINILSNKLSALINRDEPKDIFDIIHLSLKYKFNWKTVFFETKEKNIINEIDVEQKINTFPVALFDKVEWFIQKPDYAIFSKYIKQISDDFITGSDNSICKTNINIKDAKII